In the genome of Populus trichocarpa isolate Nisqually-1 chromosome 6, P.trichocarpa_v4.1, whole genome shotgun sequence, one region contains:
- the LOC112328013 gene encoding nudix hydrolase 20, chloroplastic isoform X3 yields the protein MMIIMPLALPNKIGFSSPFLYKPSTTRGGGGGGGGSSCFAFTCRSVSSLTSFTWDGVVQASQADYAPNDSSDLSGFFEKIKYCNRGSSEIKSEFIPLVIEDQIVGYIHNGFFYNYLRRFKDVFVFVPSDSRFGTNVTLNKTLSTPEERTRVVGKVIECLAEEEKELIPGIRNELYPVAPSFGSPPYFSIERAAATYFGIKPHGMSCVANLIKECEEEAGIPLSLSNQAMSVGAVSYVDVDGYRYERGVLFCYDLELPGGFIPKNQDGEVESFKLIPLENVANVIRRTHFFKPNCSLVIMDFLFRHGYIGPECLGYLDLLQSLRSGDTS from the exons ATGATGATCATAATGCCTCTCGCCCTCCCTAACAAAATCGGATTCTCGTCACCTTTTCTCTATAAACCAAGCACAACAAGGggagggggaggaggaggaggaggaagcagTTGTTTTGCTTTTACTTGTCGCTCTGTTTCATCACTTACCAGCTTCACTTGGGACGGCGTCGTTCAAGCCTCTCAAGCTGACTATGCCCCAAATGATTCTTCAGATCTCTCTGGCTTCTTCGAAAAGATCAAATACTGCAATCGCGGCTCCTCC gaGATAAAATCTGAATTTATTCCATTGGTGATAGAGGATCAAATAGTTGGTTACATACATAACGG ttttttttataattatttgaggAGGTTTAAGGacgtgtttgtttttgtgcCAAGTGATTCTCGTTTTGGCACCAATGTGACTTTAAATAAAACACTAAGCACACCAGAGGAAAGAACCAGAGTTGTTGGAAAAGTAATCGAATGCTTggcagaagaagaaaaggaactgATTCCAGGAATACGAAATGAG TTGTACCCAGTCGCACCTTCGTTTGGATCGCCCCCCTATTTTTCCATTGAACGTGCTGCTGCTACTTATTTTGGAATTAAG CCTCATGGGATGTCTTGTGTTGCAAATCTTATAAAGGAATGTGAAGAGGAAGCAGGGATTCCTCTATCCCTTTCTAATCA AGCCATGTCAGTTGGTGCTGTTTCTTATGTGGATGTTGATGGGTATAGATACGAGAGGGGTGTTCTATTTTGTTATGATTTAGAACTCCCTGGTGGTTTTATTCCTAAGAATCAAG ATGGGGAAGTGGAGAGTTTCAAGTTGATCCCCTTGGAAAATGTTGCAAATGTAATACGGAGGACCCATTTTTTCAAGCCTAATTGCTCTCTTGTTATCATGGATTTTCTGTTTCGACACGG GTACATTGGTCCTGAATGCTTGGGATACTTGGATCTATTACAAAGTTTGAGAAGTGGAGATACTTCCTAA
- the LOC112328013 gene encoding nudix hydrolase 20, chloroplastic isoform X2, producing the protein MMIIMPLALPNKIGFSSPFLYKPSTTRGGGGGGGGSSCFAFTCRSVSSLTSFTWDGVVQASQADYAPNDSSDLSGFFEKIKYCNRGSSEIKSEFIPLVIEDQIVGYIHNGDSRFGTNVTLNKTLSTPEERTRVVGKVIECLAEEEKELIPGIRNELYPVAPSFGSPPYFSIERAAATYFGIKAYGVHMNGFVKSDGEKFLWIGKRSPMKQTFPGMLNHLVAGGLPHGMSCVANLIKECEEEAGIPLSLSNQAMSVGAVSYVDVDGYRYERGVLFCYDLELPGGFIPKNQDGEVESFKLIPLENVANVIRRTHFFKPNCSLVIMDFLFRHGYIGPECLGYLDLLQSLRSGDTS; encoded by the exons ATGATGATCATAATGCCTCTCGCCCTCCCTAACAAAATCGGATTCTCGTCACCTTTTCTCTATAAACCAAGCACAACAAGGggagggggaggaggaggaggaggaagcagTTGTTTTGCTTTTACTTGTCGCTCTGTTTCATCACTTACCAGCTTCACTTGGGACGGCGTCGTTCAAGCCTCTCAAGCTGACTATGCCCCAAATGATTCTTCAGATCTCTCTGGCTTCTTCGAAAAGATCAAATACTGCAATCGCGGCTCCTCC gaGATAAAATCTGAATTTATTCCATTGGTGATAGAGGATCAAATAGTTGGTTACATACATAACGG TGATTCTCGTTTTGGCACCAATGTGACTTTAAATAAAACACTAAGCACACCAGAGGAAAGAACCAGAGTTGTTGGAAAAGTAATCGAATGCTTggcagaagaagaaaaggaactgATTCCAGGAATACGAAATGAG TTGTACCCAGTCGCACCTTCGTTTGGATCGCCCCCCTATTTTTCCATTGAACGTGCTGCTGCTACTTATTTTGGAATTAAG GCATATGGAGTTCATATGAATGGTTTTGTGAAAAGCGATGGGGAGAAGTTCTTATGGATAGGAAAGAGAAGTCCAATGAAACAAACTTTTCCTGGGATGCTTAATCATCTTGTTGCTGGTGGACTG CCTCATGGGATGTCTTGTGTTGCAAATCTTATAAAGGAATGTGAAGAGGAAGCAGGGATTCCTCTATCCCTTTCTAATCA AGCCATGTCAGTTGGTGCTGTTTCTTATGTGGATGTTGATGGGTATAGATACGAGAGGGGTGTTCTATTTTGTTATGATTTAGAACTCCCTGGTGGTTTTATTCCTAAGAATCAAG ATGGGGAAGTGGAGAGTTTCAAGTTGATCCCCTTGGAAAATGTTGCAAATGTAATACGGAGGACCCATTTTTTCAAGCCTAATTGCTCTCTTGTTATCATGGATTTTCTGTTTCGACACGG GTACATTGGTCCTGAATGCTTGGGATACTTGGATCTATTACAAAGTTTGAGAAGTGGAGATACTTCCTAA
- the LOC112328013 gene encoding nudix hydrolase 20, chloroplastic isoform X1 yields the protein MMIIMPLALPNKIGFSSPFLYKPSTTRGGGGGGGGSSCFAFTCRSVSSLTSFTWDGVVQASQADYAPNDSSDLSGFFEKIKYCNRGSSEIKSEFIPLVIEDQIVGYIHNGFFYNYLRRFKDVFVFVPSDSRFGTNVTLNKTLSTPEERTRVVGKVIECLAEEEKELIPGIRNELYPVAPSFGSPPYFSIERAAATYFGIKAYGVHMNGFVKSDGEKFLWIGKRSPMKQTFPGMLNHLVAGGLPHGMSCVANLIKECEEEAGIPLSLSNQAMSVGAVSYVDVDGYRYERGVLFCYDLELPGGFIPKNQDGEVESFKLIPLENVANVIRRTHFFKPNCSLVIMDFLFRHGYIGPECLGYLDLLQSLRSGDTS from the exons ATGATGATCATAATGCCTCTCGCCCTCCCTAACAAAATCGGATTCTCGTCACCTTTTCTCTATAAACCAAGCACAACAAGGggagggggaggaggaggaggaggaagcagTTGTTTTGCTTTTACTTGTCGCTCTGTTTCATCACTTACCAGCTTCACTTGGGACGGCGTCGTTCAAGCCTCTCAAGCTGACTATGCCCCAAATGATTCTTCAGATCTCTCTGGCTTCTTCGAAAAGATCAAATACTGCAATCGCGGCTCCTCC gaGATAAAATCTGAATTTATTCCATTGGTGATAGAGGATCAAATAGTTGGTTACATACATAACGG ttttttttataattatttgaggAGGTTTAAGGacgtgtttgtttttgtgcCAAGTGATTCTCGTTTTGGCACCAATGTGACTTTAAATAAAACACTAAGCACACCAGAGGAAAGAACCAGAGTTGTTGGAAAAGTAATCGAATGCTTggcagaagaagaaaaggaactgATTCCAGGAATACGAAATGAG TTGTACCCAGTCGCACCTTCGTTTGGATCGCCCCCCTATTTTTCCATTGAACGTGCTGCTGCTACTTATTTTGGAATTAAG GCATATGGAGTTCATATGAATGGTTTTGTGAAAAGCGATGGGGAGAAGTTCTTATGGATAGGAAAGAGAAGTCCAATGAAACAAACTTTTCCTGGGATGCTTAATCATCTTGTTGCTGGTGGACTG CCTCATGGGATGTCTTGTGTTGCAAATCTTATAAAGGAATGTGAAGAGGAAGCAGGGATTCCTCTATCCCTTTCTAATCA AGCCATGTCAGTTGGTGCTGTTTCTTATGTGGATGTTGATGGGTATAGATACGAGAGGGGTGTTCTATTTTGTTATGATTTAGAACTCCCTGGTGGTTTTATTCCTAAGAATCAAG ATGGGGAAGTGGAGAGTTTCAAGTTGATCCCCTTGGAAAATGTTGCAAATGTAATACGGAGGACCCATTTTTTCAAGCCTAATTGCTCTCTTGTTATCATGGATTTTCTGTTTCGACACGG GTACATTGGTCCTGAATGCTTGGGATACTTGGATCTATTACAAAGTTTGAGAAGTGGAGATACTTCCTAA